In Pedobacter sp. SL55, the following proteins share a genomic window:
- a CDS encoding Crp/Fnr family transcriptional regulator, protein MKNSHFIHLLKNQFNLSEDGEKMLEPRIKKIFMPKGTPLLRPREICRYIYFLESGFLRLYKENGEQQTTDFGCEGHFCAAVESLLNQSESEEGIICETDAKLYALHYYDLMMLEELSIEFLLLSKNLLSYYLLRLNQEKKVYLKGNATEKFKYVCKHYPGLVAHIKNKDMASYLGITQQSFSRMLKENLTKG, encoded by the coding sequence ATGAAAAATTCACATTTTATTCATTTACTCAAAAACCAATTTAACCTCTCGGAAGATGGAGAAAAAATGCTCGAACCCCGTATCAAAAAAATCTTTATGCCCAAAGGTACGCCCCTACTTCGCCCACGAGAAATTTGCAGGTATATCTATTTTTTAGAAAGTGGTTTCCTAAGGCTTTATAAAGAAAATGGAGAGCAACAAACCACCGACTTTGGCTGTGAAGGTCATTTTTGTGCAGCTGTAGAAAGCCTCCTTAACCAATCGGAAAGCGAAGAGGGAATCATCTGCGAAACCGATGCCAAGCTATATGCTTTGCATTATTACGACCTCATGATGCTCGAAGAACTGTCCATAGAATTTTTACTGCTCAGCAAAAACTTACTCAGTTATTACCTGCTTCGCCTTAACCAAGAAAAAAAGGTTTATCTAAAAGGTAATGCCACCGAAAAATTCAAATACGTGTGCAAGCACTATCCTGGCTTGGTAGCACACATTAAAAATAAAGACATGGCTTCTTACCTAGGCATAACGCAACAATCTTTTAGTAGAATGCTCAAAGAAAACTTAACAAAAGGGTAA
- a CDS encoding helix-turn-helix domain-containing protein, translated as MKNELFKYLDAILKLQQQLIEVLVGNIKIAEYDDWLDNTDVKLLLKISDRTLYRLRSSGQLPAKKVGGKWYYPRKYVNSMINDAASANT; from the coding sequence ATGAAAAATGAGCTTTTTAAATATCTAGATGCCATCCTGAAATTGCAGCAACAACTAATTGAGGTTTTAGTAGGAAATATAAAAATAGCGGAGTACGACGATTGGCTAGACAATACCGACGTGAAGTTGCTCTTAAAAATTAGTGACCGTACGCTTTATCGTCTGCGTAGTTCTGGACAATTGCCCGCCAAAAAAGTTGGGGGTAAATGGTATTACCCCCGTAAGTACGTAAACTCGATGATCAATGATGCAGCATCTGCTAATACCTGA